A stretch of DNA from Rhinoraja longicauda isolate Sanriku21f chromosome 9, sRhiLon1.1, whole genome shotgun sequence:
tacaccaaaggcagacacggaatgctggagtaactcagcgggacaggcagcatctctagagagaaggagcgggtgacgtttaCAGTTCGAGAACCATCCTTACTGTTTTACTTTGATCTTACCGAGTTTATTGAAATCACGTTTCCAAGTGAAAGGTGCCGAaaggatttgatttgatttagagatacagcgcagaaacaggcccttcggcccaccgggtccgcgccgcccagcgatccccgcacactaacactatcctacacccactagggacaatttttctaattttttttttacatttgcccagccaattaaccgacaaacctgtacgtctttggagtgtgggaggaaaccaaagatttcggagaaaacccacgcaggtcacggggagaacgtacaaactccgtagacggcgcccgtagtcgggatcgaacctgagcctccggcgctgcattcgctgtaaggcagcaactctacctctgcgccaccgtgccgcccaaagttcCAAACTTTGAAACTTAAACCTTCCAACTTCTACCTGTGTTGAGGGGGGCTGAAGTTTtctcggaacctgaggggtaacttttttccacacagagggtggtgggtgtacagaacgagctgctggaggaggtagttgaggctggtattgtcacaaggtttaagaaacaattcgacaggtacatggataggacaagtttggagggatatgggccaaacgcaggcaggtgggactagtgtagctgggacatgtcgggccgaaggggcccgtttccacgctgtatgactctatgactctacttaaAAACAGAATTCCTATTAAGATGCGCGCTGTAAAAGTGTGTACAGGCAACGCAGGGCGTGCCTGGTTGACAAATACTGTCGGCAAACATGTTATTTGTTTTGAAGATAAACTCCATTTGCTCGCGTGCAGTCGGGCAGGTAAAGCGCACTTACTGAACAAAAGCCTGCGGTCGAGGTCACGTAAAGGGGTCGGCCAGTCGAGAtcgattggtgcgggtgtcagaggttatggggggaaggcaggagaatggggttaggagggagagagagatcagccacgattgaattgcggagtagcttgatgggccgaatggcctaattctgctcctatcccttatgaccgtaTGAGGTCGGGTTGGCAGTGGGTGCCACAGAGGTCAGAAGAGAacaggaggacccagcgtgggggaaccgcAGAGAGGGGGAACAAAAGGGGGGGGCACAGTGCAGGGGGAACTGTGGAGATGGGGAACAAAAGGGGGGGCGCACAGCGTAGGGGAACCGTGGAGATGGGGAACAAAAAGGGGGGACCcaacatcaaagatactagaggaacaagatagaccactcgaccctaaaatccatagtatgtcacggcgccattttagtaggcagaaacttgcagaaacatttaaaaagaaaaataacaaaaatctgtgaattgatagatgagatatattctgcattttaatggtatcatcacacatactgttccccccaaaacactgattacactgcaagaggcatgaCGAACgaaggggtttgcttactaaaatggcggacgttacgctcctttgcgtactacagtataggcgatttcaacgttgctcctctagtatctttgccccaGCATCGAGGAGGGccgccgagaactaagggggtCCCAGCGAGGAGGGGACCCCAAATGGAACATTTTGTAGCTATTTCTCACTGACCTTTATGTGGcagctctttgcataccttgggcacgCGACAAAGAAACAGAGAATCTCGCTGTGAcccgtcacatgtgataataaaatatcattcactcattcatccatccattcatccacCCCTTTCGATCGGGAAGccattttgtttttgttaaaagcgtttttttttaaagattattttttttacaggCATATCCAGCAAATTGAAATTTGATCAAGATTGTCACAGCCAATAAATTggaagaaaaaatattttttttggaaTTCAAACAAAagctaaaagaaaagaaaattttAAGTTCAAAAAACGAGCGGGGCAGAAAATGCGCAGAAGCACAATTCATTCTTTGGTCCAGGTTCCAGCGGGTGATGTTCGTTTAGGAGTCTTCCTTCAGTATTCTCTTTCTGAGCGCGCCCTCTGTCTCGCTGCTCGAAGGCCGTGGCTCCAGCTCGTCTTCGTGCTCGCTGTTGCCAAGGTCACCCTCCACCGGGGAATCGTTATCCTCACAGGCCTTGCAGGTGGGGTCCTCACCTTcctcctccgcctccgagccattCGCTCGCCAGCCCGGAGCTTCCGGAGccttcttctcccctccttcctggtagtcctcctcctcctcctcctcctcctcatcctccgCCTCGTTACCTACTTCGATAACCTCTGTCATCGCAGAAAGCAGGGAACCCGTTATCATTCGACACGATCAATTCAATATACACGATGTTCGGCacgaagacccatcatttatttatttgcctcaggactccacaatttgacatttgtgtttgaaaaaaaatcacttgtggttaaagtgcactttggcagattttaataaaggccatttttatacattttggttgccctgaaatgggggggggggggaccatgtataaacaccgctgtaacttctacatggtgaaacacaaatgtataaaaatgatagagctcttaaggataagatagagctcttaaggatagcggagtcagggggtatggggagaaggcaggaacgaggtactgattgagaatgatcagccatgatcacattgaatggcggtgctggctcgaagggccaaatggcctcctcctgcacctattgtctattgtctattgtaatagccttttaataaaatctgacaacgtgcactttcaccacatgtcattttttttcctattacaaatctgggtggtagtgtgaactgtgaggaagatgctatgaggttgcagggtgactaggacaggttgtgtgagtgggcggatgcatggcagatgcagtttaatgtggataagtgtgaggtaagaatagggaggcagattattatctgaatggtgtcaagttaggaaaaggggacgtacaacgagatctgggtgtcctagtgcatctgtcactgaaaggaagcatgcaggtacagcaggcagtgaagaaagccaatggaatgttggccttcataacaagaggagttgagtataggagcaaagaggtccttctgcagttgtacagggtcctagtgagaccgcatctggaatactgtgtgcagttttggtctccaaatttgaagaaggatattattgctattgagggcgtgcagcgtaggtttactaggttaattcccggaatggtgggactgtcatatgttgaaagactggagcgactgggcttgtatacactggaatttagaaggatgacaggggatcttatcgaaacatataagattattaaggggttggacacgttagaggcaggaaacatgttcccaatgttgggggagtccagaaccaggggccacagttcaagaataaggggtaggccatttagaaccgagatgaggaaaaactttttcagtcagagagttgtaaatctgtggaattctctgcctcagaaggcagtggaggccaattctctgaatgcattcaagagagagctagatagagctcttaaggatagcggagtcagggggtatggggagagggcaggaacggggtactgattgagaatgattagccatgatcacattgaatggcggtgctggctcgaagggccgaatggcctcctcctgcacctattgtctattgtctgttgtcaaatTGTGCAGTGCAGAGGCAAATCAATAAATGGCGGGTCTTTGGCCcggacattatggagggcactgtacaagacgggttatggggagaaagtagcagaatggggttaggagggagagatagatcagccacggttgaatggcaaagaattccacagattcaccaccctctgactagagaagatCCTCCTCATCtggcttctttaccactccatctacttgcgTTGGCCACGCCCAGTGCGTTGTGGACCACGGCATGGTGAGATACGGgtgatttaagaggcatttagagagGCACTTGGATAGTTGCAAGTTTACACctggatgtaagaaaataactgcagatgctggtacaaatcgaaggtatttattcacaaaatgctggagtaactcagcaggtcaggcagcatctcaggagagaaggaatgggtgacgtttcgggtcgagacccttcttcagactgatgtcaggggggcgggacaatggaaggatataggtggagacaggaagatagagggagaactgggaatggggaggggaagagagggacagaggaactatctaaagttggaaaagtcaatgttcataccgctgggctgcaagctgcccaagcgaaatatgaggtgctgttcctccaatttgcggtgggcctcactatggcactggaggaggcccatgacagaaaggtcagactgggagaaggagggggagttgaagtgctcagccaccgggagatcaggttggttaaggcggactgagcgaaggtgttgagcgaaacgatcgccgagcctgcgtttggttgtaaagaagttgacatctagagcagcggatacaatagatgaggttggaggaggtgcaggtgaacctctgtctcacctggaaagactgttcccagttctccctcgatcttcctgtctccacctatatccttcctttgtcccgccccccctgacatcagtctgaagaagggtctcgacccgaaacgtcacccattccttctctcctgagatgctgcctgacctgctgagttactccagcattttgtgactaaatacacCTGGATGTAGATCATTGCAGGGGGTGGAAATACCTCACTCAATCAGTTCTTACCTGATACTTCGCGTCTATCATGGCGCTTGGGAGGACATATACAATCAGCGATTAAGACCAAAATCTGAAAACCAAAGAGATATAATTGAACACTGACTTTTTAGGAAAGATTTtggagcatggtggcgcagcggtagagttgctgccttacagcatctgtagcaacggagactcaggttcgatcccgactatgggtgctgtttgtacggagtttgcacgttctccccgtggcctgcatgggttttctctgagatcttcagtttcctcccacactccaaagacgtacaggttgaaaggcctccacccgaaacgtcacccattccttctctcctgagatgctgcctgacctgctgagttactccagcattttgtgaataaagacgtacaggtttgtaggttgattggtttggtgtacaccgatcagccaaaacattatgaccactgacaggcgaagtgaataacattggttatcttgttacggtggaacctgtcaaggggtgggatatattaggcagcaagtgaacagtcagttcttgaagttgatgtgttggatgcaggagaaatgggcaggaagtaaagacctgagcgactttgacaagggccaaattgttatggccagacgactgggtcagagcatctctgaaacggcaaggcttgtggggtgctcccggtcagcaatggtgagtacctaccgacagtggtccgaggagggtcaaaccacaaaccggcgacaggcagggtgttgggcgcccaaggctcatcgatgcgcgagggcaacgaaggctatcccgtctggtccgaaccgacagaaggtcgactgtggcacaagtcacagaaaattttaatgatggtcacgggaggaatgtgtcacaatacacagtgcatcgcgccctgctgcgtatggggctgcacacggaggaccaacagcctaTTAGGCAGGtgctcataatgttttagctcaccaggtcataatattttggctgatcggtgtatgtataaattgtccctagtgtgtgtgggatagtgttaatgtgcggggatcgctggtcggcgcggattcggtgggctgaggggcctgtttccgcactgtatctctaagctaaactaaagtaagggtctcgacccaaaacgtcagtctaaagaagggtctcgacccgaaacgtcacccattccttctctccagtgatgctgcctgacccgctgagttactctggcattttgtgtccctcgTCTAAATAATCCAACATTTAGTACGCCCCCTTAACATCACTCCAAGGACCCATCTGTGAAAAGTGAAAGAGACCGTGAAAATGAAAGGTGGccccctgtatgactctatattacATATAGGGAATCACAGaagttgtacagcacggaaacaggccccatcagccggcccaccttgtccgtcccgaccaagttggcattttggGGCCAGTGCCGTTTGTTTGCATTTGGCCCCTTAGCCCACGAAACCCTTCCTAGCCTTTCATAATCGGACAGTGGATATGGACTCACCAGGCCCAGAACGAGACCCACCACGAGGGTTGCCAAAGCAAAGATGATGTAGGAGCCCCAGACTGGAATTCCCATCGTCTCAGTCAGGTAACTATGCATTTGCTGTGGGTCAAAGGGAAATATTTGACATCGACTGTGTTAGTTGTTCAAGACttaatagaatcatagtcatacagcagggaaacaggcccttcggaccaacttgcccacaccgaccaacatgccccatcacacctgcctgcttttggcccatatcccaccaaacctgtcctatccatgtaacatctacatgtttcttaaacgttgccccccactacctcctctggcagctcattccgtgcaCCCACTGAAAAAGTGaataggttacccctcagattcttattaaatctttccccccaccccctcaccttaaatcctttggttctcgattcacctactctcggcaagagactctgtgcgtctacccgatctattcctctcacgattttatgcacctctataagatcaaatgTTATATACAATGTCATATCAAATAAAATCTCACATTAACGCTggataatctatcaatctctgcctcgaAAATATCCActagcttggcctccacagccgtctgtagcaatgaattccacagattcaccaccctctggctaaagaaatccttcCTCAGCTCCATTCTACAGGTaccgtacgtccttttattccgaggctgtgcactctggtcttagactctccaactggtggaaacaccctctccacatccatggtGGTTTGTTTGGGTCTATTTTACGCTCTGATAAAGGCTAAGGCGCTGATTTAATATTAACTCTGGctgtgaaatagaaacatagaaaataggtgcaggaggaggccattcggcccttcgagcctgcaccgccattcaatatgatcatggctgatcgtccagctcagtaaccagtacctgccttctcaccataccccagatccctttagccacaagggccacatctaactccctcttaaatatagccaatgaactggcctcaactaccttctgtggcagagaattccacagactcaccactctctgtgtgaagaaatgttttctcatctcggtcctaaaagacttcccccggtctcatctcggtcctaaaagaaaaATAGCTTTGTCTACCTACACCGACGTGACTTTGTGCCTGCTGTCTCCCACGTTTTGTGATATTCCACACTGGAAATAGATCTATATCGGCCTAGACCTGGAaataggcctaattctactcatctctatcacttatagacaataggtgcaggaggaggccattcggcccttcgagccagcaccgccattcaatgtgatcatggctgatcattctcaatcagtaccccgttcctgccttctccccatacccctgactccgctatccttaagagctctatccagctctctcttgaatgcattcagagaattggcctccactgccttctgaggcagagaattccttagattcacaactctctgactgaaaaagtttttcctcatctcagttctaaatggccgaccccttattcttaaactgtggccccttgttctggactcctcactgtggccccttgttctggactccccttatgatcttataatcttaaaaaaattaatgttTGCTCCGCGAGTAGTTTTGCAGGGGATGACACGTACTCTAATCCATACGGAGAGCCggaaaagtcccgccatcccggacaTCCTAAAGGAGAAACGGATAAACAAGAGCAAATCAATGACAGGAACTATTTAGCCGCGTTGCACTGTCAGCCATTTCAgaacgcacggtggcgcagcggttgagttgctgcctcacaccgc
This window harbors:
- the tmx4 gene encoding LOW QUALITY PROTEIN: thioredoxin-related transmembrane protein 4 (The sequence of the model RefSeq protein was modified relative to this genomic sequence to represent the inferred CDS: deleted 1 base in 1 codon); protein product: MVCCRVQEGAWVWSLVLLLLVLVLAQSTRCKAETETETETEQGGTAEPAVEPLGDTNWTLILSGEWMLQFHAPWCPACKQIQVDWEDLGKARGELGIHVGKVDVTREPGLSGRFFVTTLPTIYHAKEGVFRKYHGARMLEDFQSFIKEKKWEAVESISGWKSPSSIVMSGMAGLFRLSVWIRQMHSYLTETMGIPVWGSYIIFALATLVVGLVLGLILVLIADCICPPKRHDRREVSEVIEVGNEAEDEEEEEEEEDYQEGGEKKAPEAPGWRANGSEAEEEGEDPTCKACEDNDSPVEGDLGNSEHEDELEPRPSSSETEGALRKRILKEDS